From Vagococcus jeotgali, one genomic window encodes:
- a CDS encoding cell division protein FtsL, with product MSLPNKQSVDYSEQQTSIPSGDDRHLEEVQKHNAPQSRLKKVSKLEKIIFASLIVTFLLMAVATIRMTTAVNREEEAISTMQVAQKETQKEIDKLEQEKSELLKSERVKDIAEKAGIELREDNIRKIK from the coding sequence ATGTCTTTGCCAAATAAACAATCTGTTGACTATTCTGAGCAACAGACATCGATACCTTCTGGGGATGACCGCCATCTAGAAGAAGTGCAAAAGCATAATGCACCTCAAAGTAGGTTAAAAAAAGTGAGTAAGTTAGAAAAAATTATCTTTGCATCATTAATTGTGACCTTTTTATTAATGGCGGTGGCAACTATTCGAATGACGACTGCTGTTAATCGTGAGGAAGAAGCTATTTCAACGATGCAAGTAGCACAAAAAGAAACACAAAAAGAAATAGATAAATTAGAACAAGAAAAAAGCGAACTATTAAAGTCTGAACGTGTGAAAGACATAGCTGAAAAAGCAGGTATTGAGCTTCGTGAGGATAACATAAGGAAAATTAAATAA
- a CDS encoding arginine repressor, with the protein MRKKERQKWIKQMIGQESVSKQEELVCLLQRHGVPVTQATVSRDIKDLNLVKHVDDDGSYRYGLPKTDTIEKRRLEKMIKTSFVKVEVMNNMLSLVTTPGSGVAIGKLIEHVYHEELFSIMTNDDKILVITRNNDQVKMIEKELVAMR; encoded by the coding sequence TTGAGAAAAAAGGAACGCCAAAAATGGATAAAACAAATGATTGGGCAAGAGAGTGTTAGTAAGCAAGAAGAGTTAGTTTGTTTGCTTCAAAGACACGGGGTGCCAGTAACCCAAGCTACCGTTTCCAGAGATATTAAGGATTTGAATTTAGTTAAGCATGTAGATGATGATGGAAGTTATCGCTACGGGTTACCTAAAACAGATACAATAGAAAAACGTCGTTTAGAAAAAATGATTAAAACGTCTTTTGTTAAAGTAGAAGTGATGAATAATATGCTCTCTTTAGTAACTACACCAGGTAGTGGGGTTGCTATTGGCAAACTGATTGAACATGTTTATCATGAGGAGTTGTTTAGTATTATGACGAATGACGATAAAATATTAGTCATTACTAGAAACAATGACCAAGTAAAAATGATTGAAAAAGAGTTAGTAGCAATGAGATGA
- the xseA gene encoding exodeoxyribonuclease VII large subunit translates to MSVDYLSVSALSAYLKRKFEADPYLGTVYLTGEISNFRPRANSHQYFSLKDEKAKISAVMFKSAFQKLKFQPEEGMKVLVIGRISLYEATGQYQIYIEHMEPDGIGALYQAYEKLKSDLEKEGVFRESFKQPLVRFPKRIAVITSPSGAVVRDIMTTVERRYPIVQLVVFPTLVQGDKASGDVVRRIEEVNELGDFDTIIVARGGGSIEDLWPFNTEAVVRAVFESRIPVISSVGHETDTTLTDLVADVRAATPTAAAELAVLVLQDELLKISEKKARLFNSFNQQLKRKQDKLNHLTASVIFKQPRRLYESFYLQLDGLDRRLKQIMESTMMLNQRKFDYLSKKLDRQNPIDKVVHLKKDVAYQTRQLHFLSEHFIKNEKVRLHNLIEALDLLSPLKTMSRGYSYVTKEDAIIKSVADVNKGDDVIIHLSDGEVRAKVE, encoded by the coding sequence ATGAGTGTGGATTATTTATCAGTAAGTGCCTTAAGTGCCTACTTAAAGCGTAAATTTGAAGCAGATCCTTATTTAGGAACGGTTTATTTAACTGGAGAAATATCCAATTTTAGACCAAGAGCTAATAGTCATCAATATTTTAGTTTGAAAGATGAAAAAGCTAAAATTTCAGCTGTTATGTTCAAATCAGCTTTTCAAAAGTTGAAGTTTCAACCGGAAGAGGGAATGAAAGTTCTGGTTATTGGTCGAATCTCTCTTTATGAGGCGACTGGACAATACCAAATCTATATTGAACATATGGAGCCTGATGGTATTGGCGCCTTGTACCAAGCTTATGAGAAATTAAAATCAGATTTAGAAAAAGAGGGAGTGTTTAGAGAGTCGTTTAAACAACCTCTAGTAAGATTTCCTAAACGAATAGCAGTCATCACCAGTCCTAGTGGAGCGGTGGTTAGAGATATTATGACAACGGTTGAAAGGCGTTATCCCATTGTTCAACTTGTTGTTTTCCCAACTTTAGTTCAAGGGGACAAAGCTAGTGGAGATGTGGTTAGGCGAATTGAGGAAGTTAATGAATTAGGTGACTTTGATACGATTATTGTGGCTCGTGGTGGTGGATCAATTGAAGATCTGTGGCCCTTTAATACTGAAGCTGTAGTGAGAGCAGTTTTTGAATCAAGAATTCCTGTGATTTCATCAGTAGGGCATGAGACAGATACGACATTAACAGACTTAGTAGCAGACGTTAGAGCAGCGACACCAACAGCTGCAGCTGAATTAGCTGTACTAGTTTTACAAGATGAACTACTAAAAATATCAGAAAAGAAAGCAAGATTGTTTAATAGTTTTAACCAGCAGTTAAAACGCAAGCAAGACAAATTAAATCATTTAACAGCTTCAGTGATATTCAAACAACCAAGAAGATTATATGAATCCTTTTATTTACAATTAGATGGATTGGATAGACGATTGAAGCAAATTATGGAATCAACCATGATGCTTAATCAGCGAAAGTTTGATTATTTGAGTAAAAAACTTGATCGGCAAAATCCGATTGATAAAGTGGTTCATCTAAAGAAGGATGTCGCTTATCAGACTAGACAGTTACATTTTTTAAGTGAGCACTTTATTAAAAATGAAAAAGTACGATTACATAATTTAATAGAAGCTCTGGATTTACTTAGTCCTCTAAAAACTATGAGTCGTGGGTATAGTTATGTGACAAAAGAAGATGCAATCATAAAAAGTGTGGCCGATGTCAATAAGGGTGATGACGTGATAATTCATTTAAGTGATGGAGAAGTTAGAGCAAAAGTAGAATAG
- a CDS encoding DUF3397 domain-containing protein yields MPTFNAMMLFWYMFPFVIYLLSSIITKKMGLYTRYGIKAPDISIPFFLIGIHYVSVGTFDESFLPYVFLMIFLVGMIVAVFQTYHFKEINYRRYFKMFWRIIFLVTLLVYILLIIVSIIMFLR; encoded by the coding sequence ATGCCAACCTTTAATGCAATGATGTTATTTTGGTACATGTTTCCATTTGTTATCTATTTATTAAGTAGTATTATAACGAAAAAAATGGGTCTATATACACGCTACGGTATCAAAGCACCAGATATATCAATTCCCTTTTTCTTAATAGGAATTCATTACGTATCTGTGGGTACCTTTGATGAAAGTTTTTTACCCTATGTTTTTTTGATGATCTTCTTAGTAGGAATGATTGTTGCAGTGTTTCAAACATATCATTTTAAAGAGATCAATTACAGGCGCTACTTTAAAATGTTTTGGCGTATTATCTTTCTTGTTACGTTATTAGTTTATATTTTGTTAATTATTGTGAGCATCATTATGTTTTTACGATAA
- a CDS encoding exodeoxyribonuclease VII small subunit yields the protein MVELESIIKSLEVGDVPLEKALEQFKRGMELSKECQDTLADAEVTLTKMMTDDGQEVDFSVKGD from the coding sequence ATGGTAGAACTTGAGAGTATCATTAAGAGTTTGGAAGTCGGAGATGTCCCTTTAGAAAAAGCCTTAGAGCAATTTAAAAGAGGAATGGAATTAAGTAAAGAGTGTCAAGATACTCTAGCTGATGCAGAGGTGACGCTGACTAAAATGATGACAGATGATGGGCAAGAAGTTGATTTTTCTGTTAAAGGAGATTAA
- the rsmH gene encoding 16S rRNA (cytosine(1402)-N(4))-methyltransferase RsmH, with product MTENFKHTTVLLTETVDGLEIKEDGIYVDCTLGGAGHSQYLLSKLSKKGHLYAFDQDITAIENAKIKLEKEIKEGKVTFIQSNFRYLKQELNDLGVFEVDGVLYDLGVSSPQLDEAQRGFSYHQDAPLDMRMDQSAPLTAQDVVNDYTYEQLVKIFFRYGEEKFSKQVARGIERVRETKRIETTGELVDIIKDAIPAPARRKGGHPAKRIFQAIRIEVNSELDVIGESLEQAIELLKPDGRISVITFHSLEDKLVKNIFKEYSTPQDFPPGLPVIPVEYQPDFALVNRKPMTASKEELEDNNRSRSAKLRIIKKITSERKG from the coding sequence ATGACAGAAAATTTTAAACATACAACTGTACTGCTAACAGAAACAGTCGATGGACTTGAGATAAAAGAAGATGGTATTTATGTTGACTGCACACTAGGTGGTGCGGGTCATAGTCAGTATTTGTTATCTAAGTTATCAAAAAAGGGCCATTTATATGCTTTTGATCAAGATATCACAGCAATTGAAAATGCAAAAATTAAATTAGAAAAAGAAATAAAAGAAGGTAAAGTTACCTTTATTCAGAGTAACTTTAGATATTTAAAGCAAGAGTTAAATGACTTAGGGGTCTTTGAAGTTGATGGGGTACTTTACGATTTAGGTGTGTCATCGCCACAGTTAGATGAAGCCCAGCGAGGGTTTAGTTATCATCAAGATGCGCCTTTAGATATGCGAATGGACCAATCAGCACCTCTGACAGCTCAAGACGTTGTCAATGATTATACTTATGAGCAATTAGTTAAGATTTTTTTTAGATATGGTGAGGAAAAATTTTCAAAACAAGTAGCTCGTGGGATTGAAAGAGTTAGAGAAACAAAACGAATAGAGACGACTGGTGAACTAGTAGATATTATTAAAGATGCTATTCCAGCTCCAGCTAGAAGAAAAGGTGGTCATCCGGCTAAACGGATTTTCCAAGCGATTCGTATTGAAGTTAATAGTGAGTTAGATGTGATTGGAGAGTCATTAGAACAAGCAATTGAGCTACTTAAACCAGATGGTAGAATTAGTGTGATTACGTTTCATTCTTTAGAAGATAAGTTGGTAAAAAATATCTTTAAAGAATACAGTACTCCGCAAGATTTCCCACCAGGTTTACCTGTCATACCAGTGGAGTACCAACCAGATTTTGCTTTAGTTAATCGTAAACCAATGACAGCTTCAAAAGAAGAATTAGAAGATAATAATAGATCACGAAGTGCGAAGTTGCGTATAATTAAAAAAATAACATCTGAAAGGAAGGGTTAA
- a CDS encoding polyprenyl synthetase family protein, giving the protein MKQTYLRFQVEQSQQVQQTIVDFLKENTINDELTSSMIYSIEAGGKRFRPMLFLSTLLFLKKDIELVDYDIAGAIEMVHTYSLIHDDLPAMDNDDLRRGKATNHVVYGESTAILAGDGLLTESFHLISSSHIKPNYAILLVKELAQASGGSGMISGQMADIAAEKQQVSLSTLQKIHSEKTGALIVAAVKMACLMCDTPKELTDFLIGYAEHIGLAFQIRDDLLDVLGSEADIGKPIGSDVGLGKSTYVSLLGIHGAKIAFEKECHKSSEMLEKAKLHIGYNAEEVTYLDDMLQQLKEKI; this is encoded by the coding sequence ATGAAACAAACTTATCTTCGATTTCAAGTAGAGCAAAGTCAACAAGTTCAACAAACGATAGTTGACTTTTTAAAAGAGAATACAATAAACGACGAGCTGACATCTTCTATGATTTACTCTATTGAAGCTGGAGGGAAACGATTTAGGCCGATGTTGTTCTTATCAACTTTATTATTTTTAAAAAAAGACATTGAGTTGGTAGACTATGATATTGCTGGTGCAATTGAAATGGTACACACTTATTCATTGATTCATGATGATTTACCTGCTATGGATAATGATGATTTAAGGCGAGGTAAGGCTACAAACCATGTTGTTTATGGAGAGAGTACAGCTATTTTAGCAGGAGATGGCTTGTTAACGGAGAGCTTTCATTTGATTAGCTCGTCTCATATCAAACCTAATTATGCTATCCTTTTAGTGAAAGAGTTAGCGCAAGCATCAGGAGGTAGTGGTATGATTTCGGGGCAGATGGCTGATATTGCTGCTGAAAAGCAGCAAGTTTCTTTAAGTACTTTACAAAAAATCCATAGTGAAAAAACAGGTGCTTTAATTGTAGCAGCAGTAAAAATGGCTTGTTTAATGTGTGATACACCAAAAGAGCTGACAGACTTTTTAATTGGGTATGCAGAGCATATTGGTCTTGCTTTTCAAATTAGAGATGATTTATTAGATGTTTTGGGTAGTGAAGCTGATATTGGAAAACCAATCGGCTCAGACGTTGGCCTTGGTAAATCAACTTATGTTTCATTACTGGGTATTCATGGAGCTAAAATAGCCTTTGAGAAAGAGTGTCATAAGTCAAGTGAGATGCTAGAAAAAGCTAAGTTGCATATAGGATATAACGCAGAAGAGGTAACGTATTTAGATGACATGTTACAACAGTTAAAGGAGAAAATATGA
- a CDS encoding DUF4044 domain-containing protein — MDKKPKSTFEKITTVVIWVMLFAIIGGAVLTALAALGII; from the coding sequence GTGGATAAAAAACCAAAATCAACATTTGAAAAAATTACAACAGTCGTTATTTGGGTGATGTTGTTTGCTATTATCGGTGGTGCTGTCCTAACAGCCCTTGCTGCTTTAGGAATCATTTAA
- the mraZ gene encoding division/cell wall cluster transcriptional repressor MraZ, with protein sequence MFMGEFQHNIDSKGRLIVPSKLREDLGNKFIVTRGMDGCLFGYTLERWSQLEESVKEMPLTKKDARTFVRFFYSAATECEIDKQGRINLPLKLREFAAIEKPCVIIGVSDRIEIWSEERWLAFSKDAEENFDDIAESLIDFGL encoded by the coding sequence ATGTTTATGGGTGAATTTCAGCATAACATCGATAGTAAAGGGCGTTTGATTGTGCCTTCCAAGCTAAGAGAAGATCTTGGTAATAAGTTTATTGTAACAAGAGGAATGGATGGATGTCTGTTTGGTTATACGCTAGAAAGATGGTCACAATTAGAAGAGAGCGTCAAAGAAATGCCACTCACAAAAAAAGACGCGAGAACTTTTGTCCGATTTTTCTATTCAGCAGCGACTGAATGTGAAATTGATAAACAAGGTCGAATAAACCTGCCTTTAAAGCTTAGAGAATTTGCAGCGATTGAAAAACCCTGTGTGATTATCGGGGTATCAGATCGAATTGAAATTTGGAGTGAAGAGCGGTGGCTAGCATTTTCAAAAGATGCAGAAGAAAATTTTGATGATATTGCAGAAAGCCTAATCGATTTCGGACTTTAG
- the recN gene encoding DNA repair protein RecN — protein MIQELTVQDFAIISNLNIPFKDGMTVLTGETGAGKSIIIDAMGLLVGGRGSSDYIRDGKERCRIEGSFYIKDTLHALQFLKERGIDITDDMVVIQREIYRSGRNNCRVNGQLVTTKFLRELGRFLVDIHGQNEHQELMQPHNHLKLLDQYATSGLHKKLKDYREKFHIYKSLNDQLINLAQNEKEQAQRIDMLMFQHNEIEAAQLIEGEEEQLIEERRKLMNFQKISESLSKAGRYLESEEISAVSLVGSAMSDMEQIEEIDTVYQDTADLLRTAYYSLQEASGNIADSLESLEMDESRLLEVDNRLDLIRQLKRKYGESVIDILNYFEDINKELSLTSVDNLSVDDLEQKLNKLKKELQVLANELTQMREVTAKSLEEAIMKQLSELYMAQTVFSVKFTKAADFLETGQDKVEFYISTNVGESLKPLAKVASGGELSRMMLALKTIFSKTQSITSIVFDEVDTGVSGRVAQAIAEKIHQIGLNSQVLCITHLPQVAAVADTQYFIKKEVKTNRTETIVQDLTKEQRVNEIARMLSGSEVTELTKEHAKELLALAKRESKKRLT, from the coding sequence ATGATTCAAGAGTTAACTGTACAAGATTTTGCGATTATTTCTAATTTGAATATTCCTTTTAAAGACGGAATGACAGTGTTGACTGGTGAAACAGGAGCAGGGAAATCAATTATTATTGATGCTATGGGATTACTTGTTGGTGGTAGAGGCTCTTCTGATTATATTAGAGACGGGAAAGAAAGGTGCCGGATTGAAGGGTCCTTTTATATAAAGGATACCCTTCATGCTTTGCAATTTTTAAAAGAGCGAGGTATTGATATAACAGATGATATGGTTGTTATCCAAAGAGAGATTTATCGATCTGGTCGTAATAACTGCCGGGTTAATGGTCAACTTGTTACAACGAAATTTTTGAGAGAATTAGGTCGTTTTTTAGTGGATATTCATGGTCAAAATGAACATCAAGAATTGATGCAACCACATAATCATTTGAAATTGTTAGATCAGTATGCAACATCTGGTCTGCATAAAAAACTAAAGGATTATCGTGAAAAGTTTCATATCTATAAATCATTAAATGATCAACTCATTAATTTAGCTCAAAATGAAAAAGAACAAGCCCAAAGGATTGATATGTTGATGTTTCAACATAATGAAATAGAGGCTGCTCAATTAATTGAGGGTGAAGAAGAGCAGTTAATTGAAGAGCGGCGCAAACTGATGAATTTCCAAAAAATTTCAGAATCCTTGTCTAAAGCCGGACGTTATTTAGAGTCTGAGGAGATAAGTGCTGTGTCTTTAGTAGGTAGTGCTATGAGCGATATGGAACAAATCGAGGAGATAGACACTGTATACCAAGATACAGCTGACTTGTTGCGAACAGCCTACTATTCTTTGCAAGAAGCATCAGGCAATATAGCTGACTCTCTAGAGAGTTTAGAAATGGATGAGTCGAGACTACTTGAAGTAGATAATCGTCTAGATCTCATCCGTCAACTAAAACGTAAGTATGGTGAGAGTGTCATAGATATTCTGAATTATTTTGAGGATATTAACAAGGAGTTATCGTTAACATCAGTTGATAATTTAAGTGTAGACGACTTAGAGCAAAAGTTGAACAAATTAAAAAAAGAATTACAAGTATTAGCAAATGAGCTGACCCAGATGAGAGAAGTAACGGCTAAAAGTTTGGAAGAGGCCATAATGAAGCAGTTATCAGAACTCTACATGGCTCAAACTGTCTTCTCAGTTAAGTTTACTAAAGCTGCTGACTTTCTAGAAACAGGGCAAGACAAAGTGGAATTTTATATTTCAACTAATGTGGGTGAATCTTTAAAACCATTAGCTAAAGTTGCTTCTGGTGGTGAGTTGTCTAGGATGATGTTAGCTTTGAAAACTATTTTTTCTAAAACTCAATCAATTACAAGCATTGTGTTTGATGAGGTTGATACAGGAGTAAGCGGACGTGTTGCTCAAGCGATTGCTGAAAAAATTCACCAGATCGGTTTGAATTCTCAAGTGCTATGTATCACTCACTTACCACAAGTAGCAGCCGTTGCGGATACTCAGTATTTTATTAAAAAAGAAGTGAAAACAAATCGAACAGAGACAATCGTGCAAGATCTAACAAAAGAGCAAAGAGTGAATGAGATTGCTAGAATGCTATCAGGTAGTGAAGTGACGGAACTTACAAAAGAACATGCAAAAGAGTTGCTTGCATTGGCTAAAAGGGAGTCAAAAAAGAGGCTGACTTAA
- a CDS encoding TlyA family RNA methyltransferase, translating into MSSKVGKERVDVLLVQQGLCDTREKAKRTVMAGLVCDEKNIRYDKPGEKIPVDTVLRLKGQVLKYVSRGGLKLEKAKDVFGIDFSDKILLDIGSSTGGFTDVALQNGAVKSYALDVGSNQLAWKLRQDERVIVMEKTNFRYALPEDFKMGQPTISTIDVSFISLRLILPVLRKILAEDGEVVALIKPQFEAGKEQVGKKGIVRDSKVHEMVLETMLTTMSESGFDIYQLDFSPITGGDGNIEFLAYLKPATDMGSYLGEESIPDLVARAHSQLKG; encoded by the coding sequence ATGAGTAGTAAAGTAGGAAAAGAGCGTGTTGACGTTTTGTTAGTACAACAAGGCTTGTGTGACACTAGAGAAAAAGCAAAAAGAACAGTGATGGCAGGACTAGTGTGTGATGAAAAAAACATTAGATATGATAAGCCAGGTGAGAAGATACCAGTAGATACTGTGTTGAGGTTGAAAGGTCAAGTTTTAAAATATGTATCTCGTGGTGGGTTGAAGTTAGAAAAAGCTAAAGATGTTTTTGGAATTGATTTTTCTGATAAAATTTTGTTAGATATAGGGTCATCAACAGGTGGGTTTACAGACGTTGCTCTACAAAATGGTGCTGTAAAGAGTTATGCACTTGATGTGGGATCTAATCAATTGGCTTGGAAATTAAGACAAGATGAGCGAGTTATCGTAATGGAGAAAACAAATTTTAGATATGCTTTGCCTGAAGATTTTAAAATGGGACAACCCACTATCTCTACTATTGATGTATCTTTTATCTCTTTAAGATTAATTTTACCTGTTTTAAGAAAAATTTTAGCAGAAGATGGTGAAGTAGTTGCTTTAATTAAACCTCAATTTGAAGCAGGAAAAGAACAAGTAGGTAAAAAAGGGATTGTAAGAGACTCTAAAGTACATGAAATGGTATTAGAGACGATGCTAACAACTATGTCGGAGTCAGGATTTGATATTTATCAGCTAGACTTTTCTCCGATTACTGGTGGCGATGGAAATATTGAATTTTTAGCTTACTTAAAACCAGCAACTGATATGGGTAGTTATCTTGGAGAAGAGTCTATTCCTGATTTAGTAGCACGAGCTCATAGTCAATTAAAAGGATAA